A single Xylanimonas cellulosilytica DSM 15894 DNA region contains:
- a CDS encoding M3 family metallopeptidase: MTRFDEPSTLPYELPDYAAIRPEDLEPAILAGMAAQRAEVDAVVADPEAPSVANTLEAIERSGQVLHRVLTVFHNQLAADATPFLEDLDERLAPQLAAHRDAILMDRGLYGRLRALEAAAPEPDQAWLLRRRLTDARRAGVALDDDAQATLRDLNGRLTTLEARFGRLLLAGANAAAVLVTEEAELDGLADDARDAARAAAQTRGLDGWLLELQLPTHQNVIAALTNRALRERLQRASETRGADGSEHDTRAVLLEIARLRAERARLLGHPHHAAYVAEDATAKTAAAVESMLARLAPPAVANARAEAADLTAALQTDHPGAELRAWDWAFYAERVRKERYALDDAALRPYLELEKVLHDGVFKAAHLLFGLTFTERTDLVGYHPDVRVWEVFDGEQGLGLFLGDFYTRASKRGGAWMNNLVDQNHLLGQQPVVVNNLNIVKPPAGRPTLLVWDEVITLFHEFGHALHGLLSDVRYPSQSGTEVPRDFVEYPSQVNEMWAWDPAILESYAVHHETGEPLPRAWVDTLLASRLFGEGFATTEYLAAALLDQAWHRLTPEQVPTSVDDVVPFEEAALAAAGVDLASVPPRYRTTYFNHVFGSGYAAAYYSYIWSEVLDADTVAWYEEHGGLTRDNGEAFRRALLARGGSQDPLQSFRDLRGRDADIAPLLHRRGLTA; the protein is encoded by the coding sequence CGATCCTCGCGGGCATGGCCGCCCAGCGGGCCGAGGTCGACGCCGTCGTGGCGGACCCGGAGGCGCCGAGCGTCGCGAACACCCTGGAGGCGATCGAGCGGTCCGGGCAGGTGCTGCACCGCGTGCTGACGGTGTTCCACAACCAGCTCGCAGCGGACGCGACGCCGTTCCTGGAGGACCTCGACGAGCGGCTCGCGCCCCAGCTCGCCGCGCACCGCGACGCGATCCTCATGGACCGTGGGCTGTACGGGCGTCTGCGGGCGCTGGAGGCCGCCGCGCCGGAGCCCGACCAGGCGTGGCTGCTGCGCCGCCGGCTCACCGATGCACGCCGTGCCGGTGTGGCGCTCGACGACGACGCCCAGGCCACGTTGCGGGACCTCAACGGGCGGCTGACCACCCTGGAGGCGCGGTTCGGCCGCCTGCTGCTCGCGGGGGCGAACGCGGCGGCCGTGCTCGTCACGGAGGAGGCCGAGCTCGACGGGCTCGCAGACGACGCCCGTGACGCCGCCCGGGCGGCCGCACAGACGCGCGGGCTGGACGGCTGGCTGCTGGAGCTGCAGCTGCCCACCCACCAGAACGTCATCGCCGCCCTGACGAACCGGGCCCTGCGCGAGCGCCTCCAGCGCGCCTCGGAGACACGCGGCGCCGACGGCTCGGAGCACGACACCCGCGCCGTCCTGCTGGAGATCGCGCGGCTGCGCGCCGAACGGGCACGCCTGCTCGGCCACCCGCACCACGCGGCGTACGTGGCCGAGGACGCGACGGCGAAGACCGCCGCGGCGGTCGAGTCGATGCTCGCCCGGCTCGCCCCGCCCGCCGTCGCCAACGCCCGCGCCGAGGCCGCGGACCTGACCGCCGCCCTGCAGACCGACCACCCCGGCGCCGAGCTGCGCGCCTGGGACTGGGCGTTCTACGCCGAGCGTGTGCGCAAGGAGCGGTACGCGCTCGACGACGCGGCCCTGCGGCCCTACCTCGAGCTCGAGAAGGTGCTGCACGACGGCGTCTTCAAGGCCGCGCACCTGCTGTTCGGGCTCACCTTCACCGAGCGCACCGACCTGGTCGGCTACCACCCGGACGTCCGCGTCTGGGAGGTGTTCGACGGCGAGCAGGGCCTGGGACTGTTCCTCGGCGACTTCTACACCCGTGCGTCCAAGCGCGGCGGCGCCTGGATGAACAACCTCGTCGACCAGAACCACCTGCTCGGCCAGCAGCCCGTGGTGGTCAACAACCTCAACATCGTCAAGCCGCCCGCCGGGCGCCCCACGCTGCTGGTGTGGGACGAGGTCATCACGCTGTTCCACGAGTTCGGGCACGCCCTGCACGGCCTGCTGTCCGACGTGCGCTACCCGTCGCAGTCCGGCACCGAGGTGCCGCGCGACTTCGTCGAGTACCCGAGCCAGGTCAACGAGATGTGGGCGTGGGACCCGGCGATCCTGGAGTCCTACGCCGTGCACCACGAGACGGGCGAGCCGCTGCCGCGCGCGTGGGTGGACACCCTGCTCGCGTCGCGGCTCTTCGGCGAGGGCTTCGCCACCACCGAGTACCTCGCGGCCGCGCTGCTCGACCAGGCCTGGCACCGCCTCACCCCCGAGCAGGTGCCCACGTCGGTCGACGACGTCGTGCCGTTCGAGGAGGCGGCGCTGGCTGCCGCGGGTGTGGATCTCGCGTCCGTGCCGCCGCGCTACCGCACCACGTACTTCAACCACGTCTTCGGTTCGGGGTACGCGGCCGCGTACTACTCGTACATCTGGTCCGAGGTGCTCGACGCCGACACGGTGGCCTGGTACGAAGAGCACGGCGGCCTCACCCGCGACAACGGCGAGGCGTTCCGCCGTGCGCTGCTGGCGCGCGGCGGGTCGCAGGACCCGTTGCAGTCCTTCCGGGACCTGCGCGGCCGCGACGCCGACATCGCACCGCTGCTTCACCGACGGGGGCTGACCGCATGA
- a CDS encoding DUF5703 family protein, giving the protein MKKTGGLSHYEYRVLTIDRETSVPDARRMLTEEAEYGRWELARTRLYVGGHRKVWLRRKVMKVEATF; this is encoded by the coding sequence ATGAAGAAGACGGGTGGCCTCAGCCACTACGAGTACCGCGTGCTGACGATCGACCGCGAGACCAGCGTGCCCGACGCGCGCCGGATGCTCACCGAGGAGGCCGAGTACGGCCGGTGGGAGCTGGCCCGCACGCGGCTGTACGTGGGCGGCCACCGCAAGGTGTGGTTGCGCCGCAAGGTCATGAAGGTCGAGGCGACGTTCTGA
- a CDS encoding M20/M25/M40 family metallo-hydrolase, with the protein MTAPITASDEVARICQDLLRIDTSNFGDDSGPGERVAAEYVAELLTDVGLDVEVFESRPGRTSVVTRLEGTDPSRPALVLHGHTDVVPAQAGDWSVDPFGGEEIDGLLWGRGAVDMKDMDAMILSVVRQYVREGRKPARDVVVAMFADEEAGGVHGAQWAVRHRPELFEGATEAISEVGGFSVEVGGRRAYLLQTAEKGLAWLRLIADGRAGHGSAVNHDNAVTALAEAVARVGRHSWPYTLTPTVERLLRGVADLTGLPFDAEDPASIDTLVRALGPAAPFVGATVRHTANPTQLAAGYKANVIPGRAEASVDVRLLPGYEDEGMATLRELVGPDVRIEPIHQDVALEVPFSGSLVDAMVDALTAEDPGSVVLPYTLSGGTDNKSLSRLGITGYGFAPLRLPADLDFVSMFHGVDERVPVDALRFGTRVLDRLLATC; encoded by the coding sequence ATGACCGCACCGATCACCGCGTCCGACGAGGTCGCGCGCATCTGCCAGGACCTGCTGCGCATCGACACGTCCAACTTCGGTGACGACTCGGGGCCGGGGGAGCGGGTCGCGGCCGAGTACGTGGCCGAGCTGCTCACCGACGTCGGCCTGGACGTCGAGGTCTTCGAGTCGCGCCCCGGCCGCACCTCCGTGGTCACCCGGCTGGAGGGCACGGACCCGTCCCGGCCGGCGCTGGTGCTGCACGGCCACACCGACGTCGTGCCCGCCCAGGCGGGCGACTGGAGCGTCGACCCGTTCGGCGGCGAGGAGATCGACGGGCTGCTGTGGGGCCGCGGCGCCGTCGACATGAAGGACATGGACGCGATGATCCTGTCCGTCGTGCGGCAGTACGTGCGCGAGGGCCGCAAACCCGCCCGTGACGTCGTCGTCGCGATGTTCGCCGACGAGGAGGCCGGCGGGGTGCACGGCGCCCAGTGGGCGGTGCGGCACCGGCCCGAGCTGTTCGAGGGCGCCACCGAGGCCATCAGCGAGGTGGGCGGGTTCTCCGTCGAGGTCGGCGGGCGGCGCGCCTACCTGCTCCAGACGGCGGAGAAGGGCCTGGCCTGGCTGCGTCTGATCGCGGACGGCCGGGCCGGGCACGGGTCGGCCGTCAACCATGACAACGCGGTCACCGCGCTCGCCGAGGCGGTCGCCCGCGTCGGGCGGCACTCGTGGCCGTACACGCTCACCCCCACGGTCGAGCGGCTGCTGCGTGGCGTCGCGGACCTCACCGGGCTTCCGTTCGACGCCGAGGACCCTGCGTCGATCGACACCCTCGTGCGGGCGCTCGGCCCGGCCGCCCCCTTCGTAGGCGCCACGGTGCGGCACACCGCCAACCCCACCCAGCTCGCCGCCGGGTACAAGGCCAACGTCATCCCCGGGCGGGCCGAGGCGTCGGTCGACGTCCGGCTGCTGCCCGGCTACGAGGACGAGGGCATGGCCACGCTGCGCGAGCTCGTCGGCCCCGACGTGCGGATCGAGCCGATCCACCAGGACGTCGCGCTCGAGGTGCCGTTCTCCGGCTCGCTCGTCGACGCCATGGTCGACGCGCTCACGGCGGAGGACCCGGGCTCGGTGGTGCTGCCCTACACGCTCTCGGGCGGCACGGACAACAAGTCGCTGTCCCGCCTGGGGATCACCGGCTACGGGTTCGCGCCGCTGCGGCTGCCCGCCGACCTCGACTTCGTGAGCATGTTCCACGGCGTCGACGAGCGCGTTCCGGTCGACGCGCTGCGGTTCGGCACGCGCGTGCTGGACCGGCTGCTCGCGACCTGCTGA